One genomic segment of Bacteroides caccae includes these proteins:
- a CDS encoding porin family protein: MNMLRKILFFGLMTVAGTVFGQNRNTADKVDRPNTKKINFGVRAGFNSSMFMVSELKIKDVTIDEVQNNYKIGYFGALFMRINMKKHYIQPEVSYNVTKCEITFDKLGSQHPAIEPDYASVQSVLHSIDFPVLYGYNVVKKGPYGMSIFAGPKLRYLWGKKNEITFSNFDQKGIHEKLYPFNISAVIGVGVNISRIFFDFRYEQGIGNISKSITYDNINSDGSTGISRIIFDRRDSALSFSLGFIF; encoded by the coding sequence TGATGACGGTAGCCGGTACGGTTTTCGGGCAGAATCGCAATACCGCAGACAAGGTGGACCGTCCCAATACGAAGAAAATAAACTTCGGTGTCAGGGCAGGGTTCAATTCCTCCATGTTTATGGTTTCCGAGTTGAAAATCAAAGATGTGACTATCGACGAGGTGCAGAATAATTATAAAATCGGTTATTTCGGTGCTCTCTTCATGCGTATCAATATGAAGAAACATTATATCCAACCGGAAGTGTCATACAATGTAACCAAATGCGAGATTACATTCGATAAACTCGGCTCTCAACATCCGGCTATCGAGCCGGATTATGCTTCGGTTCAATCTGTATTGCACAGTATTGACTTTCCCGTTCTGTATGGCTATAACGTAGTGAAGAAAGGTCCTTACGGAATGTCTATCTTTGCCGGTCCCAAGCTCCGTTATTTATGGGGAAAGAAGAACGAAATAACTTTCAGCAATTTCGACCAGAAAGGTATCCATGAGAAACTCTATCCGTTTAATATAAGTGCAGTGATTGGCGTGGGAGTCAATATTTCCCGTATTTTCTTTGATTTCCGCTACGAGCAGGGAATTGGAAATATCTCCAAGTCTATTACCTATGACAATATCAACTCGGACGGCAGCACAGGAATCAGCCGGATTATATTCGACCGCCGCGACAGCGCCTTGAGTTTTTCGCTCGGTTTTATCTTCTGA